The nucleotide sequence AACGCCAGCGCAGCGCGGGCGAACACTTCCGCCTCGCCACTGTCGAGCGTGATGGCCTGCATGGCATCGCGGGATTCCTGCGCCCGGTCGAAACCGTGCAGGACTTCGTAAGCGCCTTCGATGACGTGAGCGGCTACGTCGCCCTTGTGGGGAACGCGCACGTCCGCCACGGTGTCGCCGCAAACAAGGCCGTTCTGGCAGACGAAGCGGAACATGCCGGCCAGCATTTGATAGCTGCTCGTCCCGTCATGGGAGTTCAGCAGGATGATTTCGTTGGCTTCCCGTCCATTGATCTGGCTGGCGTGGCGCAGCCGGATCATGTGCTTGGTGTAGTCGCGGCGGTCGTCCTGCCGCACGCGGGTCTGGCACACCATGAAAGGCTCGAAGCCTTCGCCGCGCAATTCTTGCAGCACCGTGGCGGTGGGGATGTAGCTGTACCGCTCGGAACGGCTTTCGTGCGGCGCGTCCGCGAAGATGGAAGGCGCTATGGCGCGAATCTGGTCAACCGACAACGGATAGTCCGAACGCAGCACCGGCGAACGGGAAGCGAAACGGGAAGCGAGTTGCATGGCATTTCTCCTGACAAAGAAAGGGTTTGCTGTTCACCGCAACCGGATTTCAAGATTCGGAGCCCAGCCTTTCGGCTGTTCGGTGCGGTCGGCTCGAAGAACCCGGTTGGCCTCGTTGCCACCGTCTTTCCTGAGTTCATCGCCCGCGACGGTCAGGAGCGCGCGGACGGGGGCCGTCAAGGAGAAAGCGCAGGGTTGGTGCGGCCCGCAGGCGCAGCCGAGGACACGGCCCTGCGCGCCTTGACGGCACACGGACGCGGGCTACAGTCGCGGACAAGGTGATGAAGTCAGGGGAGACGGCTGGACAGGCAACGGCCACTTCAACGCGCAGACAGCACGCAAGCGAAGCGCGCAGGCCCGGATCAGGGAATCCGGGCCGTAGGCGTCAGCGATGGAAGCCCGCAGGAGGCGAAACTCGCATGGCGAGGTTCGATGCGAAGCACGACAGCGCGGCCCAGTTTTACTGGGAGACGCTAAAATCTCAGCGTTTGCATCCAGCAGCTTGATCCTTACTTGACCAAGGTGCGATAGAAGCACACGCCCCCTTAATAGGCCTGCATAACGCAGTCAATCGCTGATTACTTTAGACGCCCACATGAATGCAAATGGATTGGAAAACGAGATAGCAGCATCCATTGAAGGTTTGCTCCTTCCCTACCTTGAGAAGTTCCACACGCACCGTATTGACGTATCCCGCGGCGAGGTTGAAGTCAGGGGGCAAGTAGATGATAAGGAAACGTCCAGAACTCGCGTCCTAAAAGTCGTGATTAACCATGACAACAAACAAATTTGCATTCCAAACATATTTATGCCGGAATTTATGAGGCAGTTCGGCCTTGGGAAGCAGATCATCGCAATGATTCTTGATATTGCAGAATCTCATGGATACCACCTGCTCATCGTTGACCTTGTGCCGAGTTTCTACAACAGGCTAGTCAAGCGAGGGGCGGTGGTTATCGAAGACGGAGATATTGTTTTAATCACGAGAGAGACTGATCTTTCTCATAAGTTTGCTTAGCACTCGCTTCGGTAAAAATGCAGCAAGCAAGCGCGCCGTCTGTAAGGACGGCGCGCTTGCTTTTGCTACACGACGATCTGCCCAGCCCGCCGAGCATCACGCGCATAGACACTCAGGCGTTTCTCCGCGCGAAAGTGCAAATCGCGCTCGACTGGCAGACAGAGCCGACCTCGCACGGTCGCCAGCTC is from Dyella jiangningensis and encodes:
- a CDS encoding DUF932 domain-containing protein; translation: MQLASRFASRSPVLRSDYPLSVDQIRAIAPSIFADAPHESRSERYSYIPTATVLQELRGEGFEPFMVCQTRVRQDDRRDYTKHMIRLRHASQINGREANEIILLNSHDGTSSYQMLAGMFRFVCQNGLVCGDTVADVRVPHKGDVAAHVIEGAYEVLHGFDRAQESRDAMQAITLDSGEAEVFARAALALKYDEATPAPITESQVLMPRRHEDSRRDLWSVFNRTQENLIKGGLSARAANGRRQTTRPVQGIDNGIRLNRALWLLADGLRQLKA